One segment of Pandoraea pnomenusa DNA contains the following:
- a CDS encoding oxidoreductase, with amino-acid sequence MTPGKTLLITGVSSGFGRALAREALAAGHKVIGTVRSDEARREFESLSANAAWGRVLDVTDFVGIDGAVSAIEAEVGPIDVLVNNAGYGHEGIMEESPLSEMRRQFDVNVFGAVAMMKAVLPYMRARRRGHILNITSMGGYITMPGIAYYCGSKFALEGISEALGKEVAPFGIAVTAVAPGSFRTDWAGRSMARTPRSIADYDETFNPVRRAREEKSGKQPGDPVRAARAMLTAIAADHPPAHLLLGSDALGLVRAKLSALNEEFNAWEAITVSTDG; translated from the coding sequence ATGACACCCGGCAAGACACTTCTCATCACTGGCGTCAGCAGCGGCTTCGGACGCGCGCTTGCACGCGAAGCCCTGGCGGCGGGGCACAAGGTCATCGGCACGGTGCGAAGCGACGAGGCGAGACGGGAATTCGAGTCACTGTCGGCAAACGCCGCGTGGGGACGTGTGCTCGACGTCACCGACTTCGTCGGTATCGACGGCGCCGTAAGCGCCATCGAAGCCGAGGTCGGGCCGATCGACGTACTGGTGAACAACGCCGGTTATGGGCACGAAGGCATCATGGAGGAATCGCCACTCTCGGAAATGCGGCGGCAGTTCGACGTGAACGTCTTCGGCGCGGTCGCCATGATGAAGGCTGTGCTGCCGTACATGCGTGCGCGCCGCCGCGGCCACATTCTGAACATCACGTCGATGGGCGGCTACATCACGATGCCGGGAATCGCCTATTACTGTGGCAGCAAGTTTGCACTGGAGGGCATCTCGGAGGCGCTTGGCAAAGAGGTCGCACCGTTTGGTATCGCGGTGACGGCGGTGGCGCCGGGCTCATTTCGCACCGACTGGGCAGGCCGCTCGATGGCGCGAACGCCTCGCTCGATTGCCGACTATGACGAGACGTTCAATCCCGTGCGGCGTGCGCGCGAGGAAAAAAGCGGCAAGCAACCGGGAGACCCGGTGCGAGCCGCGCGCGCCATGTTGACCGCCATTGCGGCGGACCATCCTCCCGCGCATCTCCTGCTCGGCAGCGACGCGCTCGGGCTCGTTCGGGCAAAGCTGTCCGCGTTGAACGAGGAATTCAACGCGTGGGAAGCGATCACGGTTTCGACGGACGGTTGA
- a CDS encoding cupin domain-containing protein, translated as MAESHSRLVRFSAGPLEHPIVGKPKRPMEGDTVFRSMQGFEGNGGRASSGVWESTAGKFRADTTGYIEFGYILEGECRVVDPDGTVHALKTGDPFVMPEGYKGHWEVDEFVKKVWFVSLTD; from the coding sequence GTGGCCGAGAGTCATTCGCGTCTGGTGCGTTTTAGCGCCGGTCCCCTGGAGCATCCCATTGTCGGCAAGCCGAAGCGCCCGATGGAGGGCGATACCGTGTTTCGCAGCATGCAGGGCTTTGAAGGTAACGGGGGACGCGCGTCCTCGGGCGTCTGGGAGAGCACGGCGGGCAAGTTCCGGGCGGACACCACGGGCTATATCGAATTCGGTTACATCCTCGAAGGCGAGTGCCGCGTGGTCGATCCGGACGGCACGGTGCACGCCCTGAAGACCGGCGATCCGTTCGTGATGCCCGAGGGTTACAAGGGCCACTGGGAGGTCGACGAATTCGTCAAGAAGGTCTGGTTCGTGTCGCTCACGGATTGA